A portion of the Acidisarcina polymorpha genome contains these proteins:
- the eda gene encoding bifunctional 4-hydroxy-2-oxoglutarate aldolase/2-dehydro-3-deoxy-phosphogluconate aldolase codes for MTREDILIQIEQCGVIPVIRGSSFEEALALVHAIEAGGITVFEITMTVPNALDVLKELERADSSGLIGAGTVLDAETARACISAGARFVVSPAFDAATVELCHRYGVPCFPGALTPTEVVRAWQSGASAVKIFPCSAMGGARYIQSLKAPLPQVRMIPTGGISVASAHEFLNAGAFALGVGADLADVHAARRGDHDKITEVARQYRAAVENHRAAKR; via the coding sequence ATGACCAGGGAAGACATACTCATCCAGATAGAACAATGTGGCGTGATTCCCGTAATTCGCGGCAGCAGCTTCGAGGAGGCGTTGGCGCTGGTGCACGCCATCGAGGCCGGCGGCATCACGGTGTTCGAGATCACCATGACGGTGCCGAATGCGCTTGACGTATTAAAAGAGCTGGAACGTGCAGACTCCAGCGGCTTGATCGGAGCGGGCACCGTCCTCGATGCCGAGACCGCCCGGGCCTGCATCTCTGCCGGCGCCCGGTTTGTGGTGAGCCCCGCTTTCGACGCGGCCACGGTGGAGCTCTGCCATCGCTACGGAGTTCCCTGCTTTCCCGGTGCATTGACGCCAACCGAAGTGGTCCGCGCCTGGCAATCCGGCGCTTCAGCGGTCAAGATCTTCCCTTGCAGCGCTATGGGAGGCGCGAGATACATTCAGTCGCTCAAGGCTCCGTTGCCGCAGGTGCGGATGATCCCCACTGGTGGTATCTCCGTCGCGAGCGCGCATGAATTCCTGAACGCTGGAGCATTTGCCTTGGGTGTAGGCGCCGACCTGGCCGATGTCCACGCAGCCCGCAGAGGCGACCATGACAAAATTACTGAGGTAGCGCGACAATATCGAGCTGCTGTCGAAAACCATCGCGCCGCCAAGCGCTAG
- the tilS gene encoding tRNA lysidine(34) synthetase TilS, which yields MTQNATINTPLLNTRYLASGMRIIVACSGGADSVALLRTLLAWRDRLGIVLSVAHLNHRIRGAESDGDEAFVRALAAQFDLAVHPQSVDTPGEAAAHRQGLEESARNLRYAWFWKLLAQAEADVLVTAHTLDDQAETVVHRLLRGAWTEGLSGIHPVLRPPTKQPGPTKQSAPNRQALIVRPFLDTTREQIEAWLKAIQQPWRQDSSNLDLVYTRNRIRHDLLPKLGTFNPEIRKQLAQLAVLARDEDAYWQAELSRLLPTLFLPGRAVRGGGRATNTLTGSDSLAIEIERLRSLHPALRRRIVRTAVEQLGGTASFADTERLLSLCGLGDSEGSDSYGSADSSRLDLSGGLRAERTPRELRLLREPMGIAAGDVLSASVEYTLPVPGVVDAPAFGLHLDVTVTEPSLAPLPSATLRASRPGDRVTLRYSRSPLKIKEALQRARLPRDSQPPMLEWQGEIVWVKGLDIESKAAKDAALVIVASPLN from the coding sequence ATGACCCAGAACGCAACCATCAATACGCCGCTCCTGAACACCCGGTACCTCGCTTCAGGAATGCGAATCATCGTCGCCTGCTCAGGGGGTGCTGATTCTGTCGCCTTGCTGCGGACCCTCCTTGCGTGGAGAGACAGGCTCGGGATCGTCCTTTCGGTTGCTCATCTGAATCACCGCATCCGGGGAGCAGAGTCCGATGGAGACGAAGCCTTCGTACGCGCTTTGGCTGCCCAGTTTGACCTAGCCGTTCACCCCCAGTCTGTAGATACTCCGGGAGAGGCAGCGGCCCATCGGCAAGGTCTCGAAGAAAGTGCCCGCAATCTCAGATATGCCTGGTTCTGGAAGCTTCTAGCGCAAGCGGAGGCAGATGTCCTGGTCACCGCCCATACCCTCGATGATCAGGCCGAAACTGTCGTGCACCGGCTGCTTCGCGGCGCATGGACTGAGGGGCTATCCGGAATTCACCCCGTGTTAAGACCGCCCACCAAACAGCCCGGGCCCACCAAGCAATCTGCGCCCAACAGGCAGGCATTGATCGTGAGGCCGTTTCTAGATACCACCCGCGAGCAGATCGAGGCTTGGCTGAAGGCCATTCAGCAGCCGTGGCGCCAAGACTCCTCCAACCTCGATCTTGTGTATACCCGCAACCGTATCCGCCATGACTTGTTGCCGAAGCTGGGGACCTTCAACCCTGAGATCCGAAAGCAGCTTGCCCAGCTCGCCGTCCTCGCCCGCGACGAAGATGCGTATTGGCAAGCCGAACTTTCGCGCCTCTTGCCTACCCTCTTTCTTCCCGGACGAGCTGTTCGCGGCGGTGGGCGGGCGACGAACACCCTGACCGGGAGCGACTCTCTGGCCATCGAAATCGAGCGCTTGCGTTCGCTGCACCCGGCGCTTCGACGCCGAATCGTGCGCACTGCAGTCGAGCAACTCGGCGGTACCGCATCCTTTGCCGATACCGAGCGGTTGCTCAGCTTGTGCGGGCTTGGCGACTCTGAGGGCTCAGATAGCTATGGCAGCGCGGATAGCTCCAGGCTGGACTTGTCTGGAGGCTTACGCGCCGAAAGAACGCCCCGGGAACTGCGTCTCCTTCGCGAACCGATGGGGATTGCAGCCGGTGATGTGCTTTCTGCTTCGGTCGAATACACACTGCCGGTTCCTGGTGTTGTGGATGCGCCAGCATTCGGACTGCATCTTGACGTGACCGTCACAGAACCGAGCCTGGCGCCGCTTCCCTCTGCCACGCTTCGCGCCAGCCGTCCGGGGGATCGGGTGACGCTGCGCTATAGCCGCTCGCCGCTGAAGATCAAGGAGGCCCTTCAGCGGGCGCGGCTTCCTCGCGACAGTCAACCCCCGATGCTTGAGTGGCAAGGTGAGATTGTGTGGGTGAAAGGTCTCGACATTGAATCGAAAGCCGCTAAGGACGCAGCCCTCGTGATCGTTGCCTCACCGTTGAATTAG
- a CDS encoding protein-disulfide reductase DsbD domain-containing protein yields the protein MVSVLLLLGCAAAGAQDLPANQAIQSSRGTPSSVTFLFPEQVSIPAGKPAPVDLHFRVADGLHINSHTPREKSLIPTNLAVVEMNALKVTGVEFPSGTDYAFAFAPSEKLSVYSGEFVLHAHLAAPAGQYLLQASLRYQACDSRSCYPPKTIPVAIDVIAK from the coding sequence ATGGTTTCCGTTCTCTTGTTGCTTGGGTGCGCAGCGGCCGGCGCCCAGGATTTACCTGCAAATCAGGCGATCCAGTCCTCTAGGGGCACACCGTCATCGGTGACCTTTCTCTTTCCCGAACAGGTCTCGATTCCTGCCGGTAAACCAGCGCCGGTCGATCTTCACTTCCGCGTCGCCGACGGCCTTCATATCAACTCTCACACTCCCCGTGAAAAGAGCCTGATCCCTACGAATCTCGCCGTCGTCGAGATGAACGCCCTCAAGGTTACGGGCGTCGAATTTCCCTCAGGCACCGACTACGCCTTCGCCTTCGCACCCAGCGAAAAGCTCAGCGTCTATAGCGGAGAGTTCGTCCTGCACGCACATCTCGCAGCTCCAGCCGGACAATATCTTCTTCAGGCCTCCTTGCGCTACCAGGCCTGCGATTCCAGGTCCTGCTATCCACCAAAGACGATCCCAGTGGCGATCGACGTCATCGCCAAGTAG
- a CDS encoding TlpA family protein disulfide reductase, whose amino-acid sequence MARKAIVALILVAALGLMAFSGFKEYQRRKMQAGAQHAPEMVLVPDGQSPPANAGSEAANDGQIAQPQPMKGKPAPGFTLQDINGKKVSLADYKGKAVLLNFWATWCGPCKLEMPWIVKLRDQYKAQGFEVLGIESDNYDDDPKAFASYKEGVVKSATALGVDYPVLLGGDSISKPYGGLDGLPNSFYVDRNGVVTAQIIGLADRDEIEANIKKALAGGGQ is encoded by the coding sequence ATGGCAAGAAAAGCAATCGTCGCACTCATTCTGGTCGCGGCCCTAGGGCTGATGGCTTTTTCTGGCTTCAAGGAATATCAGCGCCGCAAGATGCAGGCTGGGGCGCAACATGCGCCGGAGATGGTGCTTGTGCCCGATGGCCAATCGCCGCCAGCCAATGCTGGATCAGAGGCGGCGAACGACGGACAGATTGCCCAGCCTCAGCCCATGAAGGGCAAACCGGCGCCCGGCTTCACCCTTCAGGACATCAACGGCAAGAAAGTCTCGCTCGCCGACTACAAGGGCAAGGCCGTCCTGTTGAATTTCTGGGCCACCTGGTGCGGTCCCTGCAAGCTTGAAATGCCCTGGATCGTCAAGTTACGCGACCAATACAAAGCTCAGGGATTCGAGGTTTTGGGTATCGAATCCGACAATTACGACGACGATCCCAAAGCGTTCGCCTCCTACAAGGAGGGAGTCGTCAAGTCAGCAACTGCTCTCGGAGTCGACTATCCGGTGCTGCTCGGAGGCGACTCGATCTCCAAACCTTACGGAGGACTGGACGGCCTGCCTAATTCCTTCTATGTCGACCGTAACGGCGTGGTCACTGCTCAGATCATAGGACTCGCCGACCGCGACGAGATCGAAGCCAACATCAAGAAGGCACTCGCCGGCGGAGGCCAGTAG
- the ispF gene encoding 2-C-methyl-D-erythritol 2,4-cyclodiphosphate synthase, with translation MSLRIGCGWDSHAFTAGVPLRIGGLHIEHPEGLAGHSDGDVLLHAITDALLGAVSAGDIGSFFPPGDPRWKDADSAIFLNLALEEVQNAGYRIVNIDTTLILVSPKIRPIAHEMRDRIADMLDVEPACVGIKAKTPEGLNLDHVAQAQAVVLLEKVEDPEELKSMTAVIESQRQLEDVVENLVSTVHGVPRRRAVIPAFDTEDIT, from the coding sequence ATGAGCCTGAGAATCGGTTGTGGCTGGGATTCACACGCATTTACCGCGGGGGTGCCGCTGCGCATCGGCGGTCTTCACATCGAGCACCCAGAAGGCCTCGCGGGCCACTCCGACGGCGATGTGCTACTGCATGCGATCACCGACGCGCTGTTGGGAGCGGTGAGCGCGGGCGACATTGGCAGTTTCTTCCCACCGGGAGACCCGCGTTGGAAGGACGCCGATTCGGCAATCTTTCTGAATTTGGCGCTGGAAGAGGTCCAGAATGCCGGATACCGCATCGTCAATATAGATACCACGCTGATCCTGGTCTCGCCGAAGATCCGGCCGATCGCCCACGAGATGCGCGATCGCATCGCCGATATGCTCGACGTCGAACCGGCTTGTGTCGGGATTAAAGCCAAGACTCCTGAGGGGCTGAACCTCGATCATGTAGCCCAGGCGCAAGCGGTGGTATTGCTGGAGAAGGTTGAAGACCCGGAAGAGTTAAAGAGCATGACGGCAGTCATCGAGAGCCAGCGTCAGTTGGAAGATGTGGTCGAGAACTTGGTCAGCACCGTGCACGGGGTACCTCGGCGGCGGGCGGTCATCCCGGCCTTTGACACCGAAGACATCACCTGA
- a CDS encoding sugar kinase — MEEKNKVSRQLECRPAGECKWDVAALGEVMLRLDPGDGRTATTRSFSVWEGGGEYNVIRGLQRVFGQRTTICTALVDNQVGRLVEDLINQGGVDTSQILWRSFDSIGQSVRNGLYFAERGFGLRPGSACYDRGHTAVAQLKPGDIDWDRLFGDEGVRWFHTGGVYAALSPEAALVTEEAMRAAHRHGVMVSFDLNYRASLWRDKGGVEGARALIRKLAPLMDVVIGNEGHFAFLSDEPSEYRSYPAPDAERFVAVLDKARSEFPQLKLLAATFRHVHHASLHDWSAFAYYDGDYAGSRHYNDVAILDRIGGGDGFVAGLIYGIMNRKPLAWALDCGVAHGALCMTTPGDNSMATLADVERLMECGAATMIR, encoded by the coding sequence ATGGAAGAGAAGAACAAGGTCAGCCGCCAGTTGGAATGCCGGCCCGCCGGAGAGTGTAAGTGGGATGTAGCTGCGCTCGGAGAGGTCATGCTGCGTCTTGACCCAGGCGACGGACGAACCGCCACGACTCGAAGCTTTTCGGTGTGGGAGGGAGGCGGCGAATATAACGTCATCCGTGGTTTGCAGCGGGTCTTCGGCCAACGCACGACGATCTGTACCGCGCTCGTCGATAACCAGGTTGGGCGCCTTGTTGAAGACCTGATAAACCAGGGCGGCGTCGACACCTCGCAGATTCTCTGGCGTTCTTTCGATAGTATCGGCCAGTCAGTCCGGAACGGGTTGTATTTCGCGGAACGAGGTTTCGGCTTGCGGCCAGGTAGCGCATGCTACGATCGCGGGCACACGGCGGTCGCCCAGTTGAAGCCTGGGGACATCGACTGGGACCGGCTCTTCGGCGACGAGGGAGTGCGGTGGTTCCATACCGGCGGAGTCTATGCGGCGCTCTCTCCAGAAGCTGCCCTGGTAACTGAAGAAGCCATGCGGGCAGCTCACCGTCACGGGGTGATGGTGTCCTTCGATCTGAATTACCGGGCATCTCTCTGGCGCGATAAGGGTGGTGTCGAGGGCGCCAGAGCGCTGATAAGAAAACTTGCCCCATTGATGGATGTAGTGATTGGCAACGAAGGGCATTTCGCCTTCCTGAGCGACGAGCCGAGTGAATACAGGAGCTATCCCGCACCCGACGCCGAACGATTCGTCGCGGTCCTCGATAAGGCGCGGTCGGAGTTTCCTCAACTGAAATTGCTGGCAGCCACCTTCCGCCACGTCCATCACGCCTCGCTCCATGACTGGAGCGCCTTCGCCTATTATGACGGGGACTATGCGGGCTCGAGACACTACAACGATGTTGCCATTCTCGACCGGATTGGCGGCGGAGATGGATTCGTCGCCGGCCTCATCTACGGGATCATGAATCGAAAGCCGCTCGCATGGGCGCTCGACTGTGGCGTCGCTCATGGCGCGCTCTGCATGACCACGCCGGGGGATAACTCTATGGCGACGCTCGCGGACGTCGAACGGCTCATGGAGTGCGGCGCTGCCACGATGATTCGCTGA
- a CDS encoding cupin domain-containing protein: MKTERFRNLTTPVVACLCLLITPHLIAQNAKADASPATGSFNVDSYTPEQLRQKESALASEAAASGISSEILAHYPGHYTMLAYRDRSGQAEVHEKLADVFIIIRGSASLQSGGRMVAPTTTVSPGEEKGPALENYQERALHAGDIVHIPAGEPHRMTLEKGATILYFVVKVQESSAP; this comes from the coding sequence ATGAAGACAGAACGATTCCGCAATCTCACGACGCCAGTCGTGGCCTGCCTGTGCCTCCTGATTACACCTCACCTTATCGCGCAGAACGCCAAAGCCGACGCATCGCCCGCGACAGGTTCGTTCAATGTGGATTCCTACACCCCGGAACAATTGCGTCAGAAGGAATCTGCCTTAGCGTCAGAGGCAGCGGCAAGCGGTATTTCGAGTGAAATCCTGGCCCATTATCCAGGCCACTACACGATGCTCGCGTACCGCGATCGAAGTGGTCAGGCTGAGGTGCATGAAAAACTTGCAGATGTTTTCATCATCATTCGCGGCTCGGCTAGTCTTCAGAGTGGCGGAAGAATGGTCGCTCCAACGACAACCGTTTCCCCTGGAGAGGAAAAGGGCCCAGCTCTTGAAAACTATCAAGAGCGCGCGCTTCATGCGGGTGATATCGTCCACATTCCCGCGGGGGAGCCGCACCGGATGACGCTCGAAAAGGGAGCGACCATTCTCTACTTCGTCGTCAAAGTGCAGGAATCGTCTGCGCCATAA
- a CDS encoding KpsF/GutQ family sugar-phosphate isomerase: MSELSAAQLVRIEAAALEALALRLDGVMKPAFERAVELVLQCGQTRGRVVVTGMGKSGIIAQKIAATLSSTGTPALFLHPAEAVHGDIGALAAGDVVLALSASGETEEILRLLVMLKRIGDALISFCCNPQATLALASDVALDCCVAQEACALGLAPTASTTAMLALGDALAIAVSQRKGFRAEDFADLHPGGKLGRKLARVRELMHSGEAIPQVDPQTRMSEVIYEMSKKRLGVTTVIEAGRLVGLISDGDLRRLLQRDGASVLDKTAADAMNQSPRTISGEELAVRALGVMEEAKITSLVVIDEQRLVLGVVHLHDLWQAGAF, translated from the coding sequence ATGTCTGAATTAAGCGCAGCCCAACTCGTTCGCATCGAAGCCGCGGCCCTCGAAGCGCTCGCGCTGCGGCTGGATGGCGTCATGAAGCCGGCCTTTGAGCGGGCGGTCGAACTTGTTTTGCAATGCGGCCAAACGCGCGGCCGGGTGGTGGTTACCGGCATGGGCAAGAGCGGCATCATCGCCCAGAAGATCGCCGCAACACTGAGCTCAACGGGAACTCCAGCGCTTTTTCTTCACCCCGCTGAGGCCGTTCATGGGGATATTGGCGCACTGGCTGCCGGAGACGTCGTGCTCGCGCTCTCGGCAAGCGGCGAGACGGAAGAGATTCTGCGTCTGCTGGTGATGCTGAAGCGGATTGGCGACGCGTTGATCAGCTTCTGCTGCAATCCGCAAGCGACGCTGGCGCTGGCCAGCGATGTGGCCCTCGACTGCTGCGTGGCCCAGGAGGCTTGCGCGCTGGGGCTCGCCCCGACGGCCTCGACAACGGCGATGCTGGCTTTAGGGGATGCGTTAGCTATCGCTGTCTCGCAGCGGAAGGGCTTTCGCGCAGAAGATTTCGCCGACCTCCATCCAGGCGGGAAGCTGGGCCGGAAGCTGGCGCGGGTTCGCGAACTGATGCATTCGGGCGAGGCGATCCCCCAGGTCGACCCGCAGACGCGGATGAGTGAAGTGATTTACGAAATGTCCAAGAAGCGGCTGGGCGTGACGACGGTCATTGAAGCGGGCAGGCTCGTCGGTCTTATCAGTGACGGCGATCTGCGGAGGCTGCTGCAGCGCGACGGTGCGAGCGTGCTGGACAAGACAGCGGCAGACGCGATGAATCAGTCCCCGCGAACCATTTCAGGAGAGGAACTCGCGGTGCGGGCTTTGGGAGTCATGGAGGAGGCCAAGATTACTTCGCTGGTGGTCATCGATGAGCAGCGGCTCGTGCTCGGCGTTGTGCACCTTCATGATCTGTGGCAGGCGGGTGCCTTCTGA
- the ispD gene encoding 2-C-methyl-D-erythritol 4-phosphate cytidylyltransferase, whose protein sequence is MRVYVILPAAGLGTRMAAGAGSSPAPKQFLELRGTPILIHTLRAFLDLPAIAGIFVAVRKPEIPRLEALLDAHRIATKVTIVEGGDTRQLSVANALAAIHGDDDDIVLVHDSVRPLIDAAVISRTIEAVERHGAAIVALPAVDTIKQVERTAHGAIITSTIPREYVVQAQTPQGFRLGLLKRAFREAAVDGFVGTDESSVAERAGIEVAVVPGTVENLKITQQSDLDLAEFFLTQREKGRG, encoded by the coding sequence ATGCGGGTTTATGTCATTCTACCGGCGGCTGGGCTGGGTACACGTATGGCGGCGGGAGCCGGCTCCTCCCCCGCGCCAAAACAGTTTCTCGAACTTCGTGGAACGCCAATCCTCATTCACACGCTGCGCGCCTTTCTTGACCTGCCTGCGATCGCCGGGATCTTTGTGGCGGTGCGCAAGCCGGAGATCCCGCGATTAGAGGCTTTGCTGGATGCCCATCGGATCGCAACCAAGGTCACCATCGTCGAGGGAGGCGACACTCGACAGTTAAGTGTCGCCAATGCGCTGGCAGCGATCCACGGGGACGATGACGACATCGTCCTGGTGCACGATTCCGTGCGGCCGCTGATCGATGCGGCGGTGATCTCCCGTACTATCGAGGCTGTGGAACGGCATGGCGCCGCGATCGTGGCCCTGCCGGCCGTCGACACCATCAAGCAAGTAGAGCGGACCGCCCATGGCGCAATCATCACCTCGACGATTCCGCGTGAATACGTTGTGCAGGCGCAGACGCCGCAGGGCTTTCGTCTAGGATTGCTGAAGCGGGCATTTCGTGAGGCCGCAGTCGATGGGTTTGTGGGGACTGACGAGTCTTCGGTGGCAGAGCGCGCAGGCATTGAGGTGGCTGTGGTACCGGGGACGGTCGAGAACCTGAAGATCACTCAGCAGAGTGATCTCGATTTGGCGGAATTCTTTCTGACCCAGCGCGAAAAGGGTCGAGGGTGA
- the gltX gene encoding glutamate--tRNA ligase, which produces MAETSSAPRVRFAPSPTGYLHVGGARTALFNWLFARHTGGTLILRIEDTDFERSSEEMVGGILDGMTWLGLDWDEGPFYQSKRLDLYKAAAERLIASGSAYPCFCTKEELEQRRAEAAAAGRPPMYDRRCRRLTAEEVAAKRASGGLAAIRFAVPEGGSTSFDDAVFGRIEFANSEIEDFVLLRSDGIPTYHLSVVADDMEMRLTHIIRGADHISNTPKQVLQYLALGAELPVFAHVPLILGPDKTRLSKRHGATSVLSYKEMGIVPEAFRNFLALLGWSPQAASKDREIFASEELIQLFSLEGISKSNAVFDNDKLAWFNTEYIRAYSAERLLPLIEEEWAKAGFEPLCTTEEILAIIDLLKPRARSLKDFAGAFKAYFSDEFEFDTAAVTKFFKDEAVPALLVELGFRYEGAEEFSEASAEQILRQFAEEKGIKAGALINGSRVALTGQGVAPSLFAVMVTLGKQRVVRRLKAAGEIAVVTQGLS; this is translated from the coding sequence ATGGCAGAGACATCTTCGGCACCACGAGTACGTTTTGCGCCTTCCCCTACCGGCTACCTGCACGTAGGTGGTGCGCGGACCGCGCTGTTTAACTGGCTATTCGCCCGGCATACCGGCGGTACGCTGATTCTTCGTATAGAAGATACTGATTTTGAACGCTCCTCCGAGGAGATGGTCGGCGGCATTCTCGACGGAATGACCTGGCTCGGCCTGGATTGGGACGAAGGCCCCTTTTATCAGTCCAAACGGCTCGATCTCTACAAGGCGGCGGCAGAAAGACTGATTGCCAGCGGGAGCGCGTACCCCTGTTTTTGCACAAAGGAAGAACTGGAGCAGCGGCGCGCTGAGGCGGCAGCGGCAGGCAGACCGCCCATGTATGACCGGCGCTGCCGCAGGCTGACAGCGGAAGAAGTGGCGGCGAAGCGGGCGTCGGGCGGATTGGCGGCGATCCGATTCGCGGTCCCTGAGGGCGGATCCACCAGCTTCGACGACGCCGTCTTTGGACGAATTGAATTCGCGAACAGCGAGATTGAAGATTTCGTGCTGCTGCGATCCGACGGCATCCCGACCTACCACCTGAGCGTGGTCGCCGATGATATGGAGATGCGGTTGACGCATATCATTCGCGGCGCGGACCATATCTCGAATACGCCCAAGCAGGTGCTCCAGTATCTCGCTTTGGGCGCGGAGTTGCCGGTATTCGCTCACGTCCCGCTCATTCTCGGGCCGGACAAGACGCGGCTCTCGAAGCGCCATGGAGCCACCAGTGTTCTCTCGTACAAAGAGATGGGGATTGTTCCGGAAGCCTTTCGGAATTTTCTAGCACTGCTGGGATGGAGTCCGCAGGCGGCCTCAAAGGACCGCGAGATCTTTGCTTCGGAAGAGCTGATCCAGCTTTTTTCGCTGGAGGGAATTTCAAAGTCGAATGCGGTCTTCGATAACGATAAGCTGGCTTGGTTCAACACGGAATATATTCGCGCTTACTCAGCCGAGAGGCTGCTGCCCTTGATCGAAGAGGAGTGGGCGAAGGCTGGTTTTGAACCCCTCTGCACAACCGAAGAGATTCTGGCGATTATCGACCTGCTCAAGCCGCGAGCACGCAGCTTGAAGGATTTCGCGGGTGCGTTCAAGGCCTACTTCAGTGATGAATTTGAATTCGATACCGCCGCTGTGACCAAGTTCTTTAAGGATGAGGCAGTGCCGGCGCTCCTGGTTGAGCTGGGGTTCCGCTATGAAGGGGCGGAAGAATTCAGCGAGGCCTCAGCAGAGCAGATACTGCGGCAATTTGCAGAAGAGAAGGGCATTAAGGCCGGCGCGTTGATCAACGGTTCGCGGGTGGCGCTGACCGGCCAGGGCGTGGCTCCGAGTTTATTCGCTGTCATGGTCACCCTTGGGAAGCAGAGGGTGGTGCGCCGGCTGAAGGCTGCCGGAGAAATCGCAGTCGTGACCCAGGGGTTGAGCTAG